A window of Pseudomonas mucidolens contains these coding sequences:
- a CDS encoding MFS transporter, producing the protein MPVAPSSLSVTLQIVSIVFYTFIAFICIGLPIAVIPGYVHEQLGFSAVVAGVTIGSQYLATLLSRPMAGRMSDSVGTKRAIVLGLSGILISGVLTFLATLLQDLPNLSLGILIIGRVLLGVAQGLIGVGTISWCMGQVGAEHTARSISWNGIASYGAIAIAAPLGVVMVTRYGYPSLGLALTLLAALGLLLIRKKPSVPVVRGQRLPFWAVFGRIAPFGTSLCLASIGYGTLTTFITLFYLSRGWAGAAWCLTVFGLCFILARLLFISSINRFGGFHAAIACMSLETLGLVLLWLAPSTSVALIGAGLTGFGLSLVYPALGVEAIKQVPNSSRGAGLSAYAVFFDLALAIAGPLMGAVARNLGYAWIFFCAALLSVSGLGLTLLLKRRAQ; encoded by the coding sequence ATGCCAGTCGCCCCCAGCTCCCTGTCAGTTACCCTGCAAATCGTCTCTATCGTCTTCTATACCTTCATCGCCTTTATCTGCATCGGTCTGCCGATTGCGGTGATTCCGGGTTATGTCCATGAGCAATTGGGTTTCAGCGCGGTGGTGGCCGGTGTAACCATTGGCTCGCAATACCTGGCCACCTTGCTCAGTCGGCCCATGGCTGGGCGCATGTCGGACAGTGTCGGCACCAAGCGTGCGATTGTGCTCGGGCTGAGTGGCATCCTCATCAGCGGCGTGCTGACCTTCCTGGCCACCTTGCTGCAAGACCTGCCGAACCTGAGCCTGGGTATCCTCATCATTGGACGGGTGCTGCTCGGTGTTGCCCAAGGCTTGATCGGCGTCGGCACCATCAGTTGGTGCATGGGTCAAGTCGGTGCCGAGCACACGGCGCGCTCGATTTCCTGGAATGGCATCGCCTCCTACGGCGCCATTGCCATCGCCGCGCCGCTCGGGGTGGTGATGGTCACGCGCTACGGTTACCCCAGCCTTGGTCTCGCCCTCACACTGCTCGCGGCCCTTGGTTTGCTGTTAATTCGCAAAAAACCCTCGGTGCCAGTGGTACGCGGTCAGCGCCTGCCCTTCTGGGCGGTTTTCGGGCGCATAGCCCCGTTTGGCACAAGTCTGTGCCTGGCCTCCATCGGTTACGGCACCCTGACTACTTTCATTACCTTGTTCTACCTGAGCCGCGGCTGGGCTGGCGCCGCCTGGTGCCTGACGGTATTCGGCCTCTGCTTTATCCTCGCGCGACTGCTGTTTATCTCCAGCATCAACCGCTTCGGTGGATTCCACGCGGCGATCGCCTGCATGAGTCTCGAAACCCTTGGGCTGGTGCTGTTGTGGCTGGCCCCGTCCACCAGCGTTGCGCTGATCGGCGCGGGCCTGACCGGATTCGGCCTGTCGCTGGTCTATCCGGCGCTAGGCGTCGAGGCGATCAAACAAGTGCCCAACAGCAGTCGTGGCGCGGGGTTAAGTGCGTATGCGGTATTTTTTGACTTAGCGCTGGCAATCGCCGGACCGCTGATGGGAGCGGTGGCGCGGAACCTGGGATATGCGTGGATTTTCTTTTGCGCCGCGCTGCTCTCGGTGAGCGGCTTGGGTCTGACCCTGTTGCTCAAGCGGCGGGCCCAGTGA
- a CDS encoding FMN-dependent NADH-azoreductase, producing MKLLHIDSSILGDNSASRQLSAQVVKAWQAAEPGVEVTYRDLASEGISHFSGVTLGALGTAAELRDAVQKHEADLSASTLAEFLTADAVVLAAPMYNFTIPTQLKAWIDRIAVAGQTFRYTEAGPQGLCGNKKVIVVSTAGGLHVGQPSGVAHEDYLKLLLGFIGITDIEFVRAQGLAYGEEARNKALNDASAMISDQLFAAA from the coding sequence ATGAAACTTTTGCATATTGATTCCAGTATCTTGGGCGACAACTCGGCGTCCCGTCAGTTGAGCGCGCAAGTGGTCAAGGCCTGGCAAGCGGCCGAGCCGGGGGTGGAGGTGACTTACCGTGACCTGGCCAGTGAAGGGATCAGCCACTTTTCCGGCGTCACCCTGGGTGCGTTGGGGACTGCCGCCGAGTTGCGTGACGCGGTGCAGAAGCACGAAGCTGACCTGAGCGCCTCGACCCTGGCTGAATTCCTCACCGCTGACGCCGTGGTGCTGGCCGCGCCAATGTACAACTTCACCATTCCGACCCAGCTTAAAGCCTGGATCGACCGCATCGCCGTTGCCGGCCAAACCTTTCGCTACACCGAAGCCGGTCCGCAAGGCCTGTGCGGCAACAAGAAAGTCATCGTGGTTTCCACCGCAGGTGGACTGCACGTTGGCCAGCCGTCCGGTGTGGCCCACGAGGATTACTTGAAATTGCTGTTGGGCTTTATTGGTATCACCGATATTGAGTTTGTCCGTGCCCAAGGCCTGGCTTACGGTGAGGAAGCGCGCAACAAGGCCCTGAACGATGCCAGCGCGATGATCAGCGATCAGCTATTCGCTGCTGCATAA